Proteins encoded within one genomic window of Drosophila willistoni isolate 14030-0811.24 chromosome XL unlocalized genomic scaffold, UCI_dwil_1.1 Seg141, whole genome shotgun sequence:
- the LOC6648738 gene encoding polycomb protein Pcl produces the protein MMNNQFHTSATNPLHLNAADPGGVGVGIGRTAYAGYMPSSAPESAPTPNQWLTYQILPPSSQQQVVGQQNLSKLWQPTTTHPSSIQITTTTSNPTVHTVSALGKQPTAAVVTSSSSNAHPMAYKANNIRIISTSPNIYNINKSVPQALQKQQQQHSVYHAPVQSYYLPNAGNPSQLNRLVAKQQQQSTQSVSMPPVPPLAPVSNSTSVVPSTVVLDRINICINNHYAESTPSQILGQQQQPSPIIPAIQHKIQPLPIIDSNFSSVSSSSYEDGGGEGGGPTIEECVSTASTVSSTVIVIDEPDSTTTTPQTPPTTPEAIGSPLTSNTSISDLSIASSPSPPPASCSSVGMKPSFKSNEASCLPLTPPSPPPAPAEQLPSAPRANYSLQEDVFIKCQDGRFYLGTIIEQIEEQFLIRFDDQSEQWCGPEKMRKLGGDSCNTSSANLGVDATNSTGPSPSATSSSITKCSSMCVACKRSDLQDIVEICERCGRGYHRGCTTEIVAGSGIWFCKRCAKPMQMHQPLKEQLIGKPEGICRQLPYYADKLSWDEKHRVNEEQIYCYCGKPGKFDQNMLQCCKCRNWFHTQCMQNFKSKLLRGDIFFVFCCTVCNKGGEFVRRLQIDWVDVLHIALYNLRKHQHQKYHHLLKDIWPFVLEQRQNLPICKEWRLLPETTLMERIKQTLRDYSERFICGREVKRDPAFYALRHSGPPLTPKVFLQENEVPTDELLVNKYNLLLLPDEKKENAQPKNVDVYEFHTDDDEETKIDVSTSEEDEIPIKHIIDKAKKQSEQMELKSAAPQPPPADDNANDATTVPAVTTPAMPITATQLQMVEWANSSRKRKAFRLSKRYDTTNSNRNHCDLSSDENSSSSRGTSSLDIIIPPPVNFLGRNNPFLMATPKKAQPTKLGSGNLALGVTSIINSLFKLKNGGGAGGCLARDQPRMVRTIKRKLSAKDITIGPNQEVRRRRTRRPITDMEVINTTTINPIPSHYFPIYAKDLHPPPPPPPPLPPPPGKLLAPSHGRLLRQRPQKSGRRALHQTPSTATSISSSSSSSSASSNGASMLDVKQSVNKYFGGAINRIDAGESFGIRAKRRLGNGQVQYLVEWTNGNR, from the exons ATGATGAACAATCAGTTCCATACATCAGCTACTAATCCTCTCCATCTGAATGCAGCTGACCCTGGAGGTGTTGGCGTTGGCATCGGTAGAACTGCATATGCCGGCTATATGCCAAGTTCGGCTCCAGAATCGGCGCCAACGCCGAATCAATGGTTGACGTACCAAATACTGCCTCCCAGTAGCCAGCAGCAGGTTGTTGGTCAGCAGAATTTGTCCAAACTTTGGCAACCGACCACAACGCATCCAAGCAGTATACAGATAACAACCACAACCAGCAATCCTACCGTACATACCGTATCTGCGCTAGGAAAGCAACCGACAGCGGCGGTGgtcacatcatcatcatccaatGCGCATCCTATGGCCTATAAGGCTAACAATATACGTATTATTTCGACATCTCCAAATATctataatataaacaaatcGGTGCCACAGGCAttgcaaaaacaacagcagcagcattctGTGTATCATGCTCCTGTTCAGTCTTATTACTTGCCGAATGCTGGTAATCCTAGCCAATTGAATCGTTTAGTTgccaagcaacaacaacaatcgaCACAGTCGGTTTCAATGCCTCCGGTGCCTCCTCTTGCACCGGTGAGCAATTCCACCTCTGTTGTGCCTTCTACTGTGGTTCTGGATAGAATCAACATTTGCATTAATAACCACTACGCCGAGTCGACGCCATCACAGATTCTaggacagcagcagcagccgtcGCCCATTATACCAGCTATCCAGCATAAGATACAGCCGCTGCCCATAATTGATAGCAATTTTAGTTCCGTCTCAAGCAGCAGCTATGAAGACGGCGGAGGCGAAGGTGGAGGCCCAACCATAGAAGAGTGTGTATCAACAGCCTCAACTGTTAGCAGCACCGTAATTGTGATTGATGAGCCGGATTCCACCACAACGACACCGCaaacaccaccaacaacaccGGAAGCGATTGGTTCTCCCTTAACATCGAATACATCGATCTCTGACTTATCTATAGCATCATCTCCTTCACCGCCTCCAGCTTCCTGCTCTTCCGTCGGCATGAAGCCGAGTTTCAAATCAAATGAGGCTTCATGCCTGCCACTTACGCCCCCATcgccaccaccagcaccagccGAACAGCTTCCATCTGCTCCTCGAGCGAATTATTCTTTGCAAGAAGATGTCTTTATTAAATGCCAGGATGGTCGATTCTATCTGGGCACAATCATTGAACAGATTGAAGAGCAATTTCTCATACGATTCGATGATCAATCGGAACAATGGTGTGGACCAGAAAAGATGCGTAAGCTAGGAGGAGACAGCTGCAATACCAGCTCAGCGAATCTTGGCGTTGATGCCACCAATTCAACTGGCCCATCTCCCTCCGCCACAAGTTCCTCCATCACCAAATGCTCCTCCATGTGTGTGGCCTGTAAACGTTCTGATCTGCAGGATATTGTGGAAATTTGTGAACGTTGCGGTCGTGGCTATCATCGTGGTTGCACCACCGAAATTGTTGCGGGCAGCGGAATTTGGTTTTGCAAACGCTGCGCCAAACCCATGCAAATGCATCAGCCATTGAAGGAGCAATTGATTGGCAAGCCTGAAGGAATATGTCGGCAATTACCCTATTAT gcGGATAAACTCAGCTGGGATGAGAAGCATCGCGTAAATGAAGAGCAAATCTATTGTTATTGCGGCAAACCTGGAAAATTTGATCAGAACATGTTGCAATGTTGCAAATGTCGTAATTGGTTTCACACCCAATGTATGCAGAATTTTAAAAGTAAACTGCTGCGCGGTGATAT CTTCTTTGTATTCTGTTGCACTGTATGCAACAAAGGTGGGGAATTTGTGCGTCGTCTACAAATCGATTGGGTAGATGTTTTACATATTGCTCTCTATAATCTACGCAAGCATCAGCATCAGAAATATCATCATTTGCTAAAGGATATTTGGCCATTTGTATTGGAGCAGCGTCAAAACTTACCCATCTGCAAGGAATGGAGACTATTACCAGAAACCACATTGATGGAGAGAATAAAGCAAACGCTTAGGGACTACTCTGAACGATTTATATGCGGTCGCGAGGTGAAACGTGATCCAGCCTTTTATGCTCTGCGTCACAGTGGACCGCCATTGACGCCCAAAGTATTTCTCCAAGAGAACGAGGTGCCAACAGATGAACTGTTGGTcaacaaatataatttgttGCTCCTGCCTGatgagaaaaaagaaaatgcacaACCTAAAAACGTAGATGTTTATGAGTTTCATACAGATGACGATGAAGAGACAAAAATCGATGTATCTACCAGTGAAGAGGATGAGATTCCCATCAAGCATATTATTGACAAGGCCAAAAAGCAAAGTGAACAAATGGAATTGAAGTCAGCAGCACCACAACCGCCGCCGGCGGATGATAATGCCAATGATGCCACTACTGTGCCAGCAGTTACTACCCCTGCTATGCCAATTACTGCTACACAGCTCCAAATGGTGGAGTGGGCCAACAGCAGTCGCAAACGTAAGGCCTTTCGCCTCTCAAAGCGCTACGATACTACCAACAGCAATCGAAATCACTGTGATCTTTCGTCGGATGAGAACTCAAGCAGCAGTCGTGGTACCAGCTCCTTGGATATTATCATACCACCGccagtaaattttttgggtcGCAATAATCCGTTCCTAATGGCCACACCTAAGAAAGCGCAGCCAACGAAACTAGGATCAGGAAATTTGGCTTTGGGAGTGACTAGTATCATTAATAGTCTATTCAAGCTCAAGAATGGAGGAGGTGCTGGTGGCTGTTTAGCCAGAGATCAGCCGCGTATGGTGAGAACCATTAAACGTAAACTGAGTGCCAAAGATATAACCATTGGGCCCAATCAGGAAGTGCGCCGACGTCGAACGCGTCGCCCAATCACAGACATGGAG GTGATTAATACCACCACCATTAATCCCATACCCAGCCACTATTTTCCCATCTATGCCAAAGATTTGcatccacctcctcctcctcctccacctctGCCACCGCCGCCGGGCAAACTTTTGGCGCCATCTCATGGTCGTTTACTGCGACAGCGTCCACAGAAATCAGGACGACGCGCGCTCCATCAAACCCCATCCACTGCCACCTCAATTAGCAGCAGTTCATCTTCATCATCCGCCTCTTCCAATGGTGCATCCATGCTGGATGTAAAACAATCGGTCAATAAGTATTTCGGCGGCGCTATCAACCGTATCGATGCTGGTGAATCCTTTGGAATTCGAGCCAAACGTCGCTTGGGCAATGGGCAAGTGCAGTATCTAGTGGAGTGGACAAATGGCAATCGTTGA
- the LOC6648739 gene encoding anaphase-promoting complex subunit 7, whose product MENALFANVKKLYDHELYECVIPAASLMNTLLQNDQNVATAEMKYQVMLYLSSANYIERNFRLASKQLESAIRMRKTLVRQKNTSTYLSAIESSYAQFADVELRYRLAICFKELAEPTLAISMMQTVPSKMRTPKMNMLLARLQHHVRSKTEAIAAYKEVLSECPLSLSSIESLLELGMEGSDVNSLVFNAGNVEWLSTWIKGQAQMFGYKHLEAAKTFQQLNDTTPFRQNEYLLIQIGKCLYYYGNFVQAEHYLGMAAMVNPLNMSALCPLAVAYELNGKNDTQHEKLLDQITNRPDLVRAPSADYWFLHAQQFYKEEKFERSLIFSERSLTIDPRHIENMLLRGKLFVALERHQEAIEAFRTSQSLAPYRFEIYKGLSHCYGSLKRHKDAQNICAMAVRNFRTSPRSYTMFGRTILFYSTHPKAKKSARKFVEKSLEIDNSYLPAVALMAEIYRYDGATKEAILLLKKQVIMYPHAKLYAMLGDLLSQEKELGKALHYYYLALSLDPNCVKALQSINALNKTARSITTSSHINITTTSTATANMTANSSSSSVSNSASTTSRHPEPPSSSMSSSSLPANQPSGTGIGNSGATMTTPCGTPNHEWLLDCEETSHQDDALEMSSSPPVPQEDASDTFSEPFWQDVDGEMAN is encoded by the exons ATGGAGAACGCACTCTTTGCCAATGTGAAGAAGCTCTACGATCATGAGCTATACGAATGTGTAATTCCAGCG GCCAGTTTGATGAACACTCTGCTGCAGAATGATCAGAATGTGGCCACTGCGGAAATGAAATACCAGGTGATGCTTTATCTGAGTAGTGCCAATTATATAGAGCGCAATTTtcgcttggccagcaaacagTTGGAGTCGGCGATACGGATGAGAAAGACTCTGGTGCGGCAAAAGAATACCAGCACCTATCTGTCGGCCATCGAGAGTTCGTATGCTCAGTTTGCCGATGTGGAATTGCGTTATCGTCTGGCCATCTGCTTCAAGGAGCTGGCAGAACCTACGCTGGCCATTAGTATGATGCAAACGGTGCCATCGAAAATGCGTACACCCAAAATGAATATGCTTCTGGCACGTCTTCAGCATCATGTGCGGAGCAAAACTGAAGCAATTGCCGCCTATAAAGAGGTCCTAAGTGAATGCCCTTTATCATTGAGCTCCATTGAAAGCCTACTCGAGCTAGGCATGGAGGGCAGTGATGTCAATTCTCTTGTATTCAATG CTGGAAATGTTGAATGGCTTAGTACGTGGATCAAGGGACAGGCCCAAATGTTTGGCTATAAGCATCTGGAGGCGGCCAAAACGTTTCAACAATTAAATGACACAACGCCATTCCGACAGAATGAATATCTTCTCATTCAAATAGGCAAGTGTCTCTATTACTATGGGAATTTTGTTCAAGCCGAGCATTATTTGGGCATGGCAGCCATGGTTAATCCATTAAATATGTCCGCTCTCTGCCCATTGGCGGTGGCCTATGAGTTGAATGGCAAAAACGATAcacagcatgagaagctattGGATCAAATCACAAATCGTCCGGATCTGGTTAGAGCTCCATCGGCAGATTATTGGTTCCTTCATGCCCAGCAATTCTATAAGGAGGAGAAGTTTGAACGATCGCTTATCTTTAGTGAACGTTCGCTAACCATTGATCCCAGGCACATTGAGAATATGCTCCTAAGGGGTAAACTATTTGTGGCTTTGGAGCGACATCAGGAGGCAATTGAAGCCTTTCGCACATCTCAGTCATTGGCTCCCTATCGTTTTGAGATCTACAAAGGACTATCCCATTGTTATGGCAGCCTCAAAAGGCACAAGGATGCCCAAAATATATGTGCCATGGCTGTGCGAAATTTTCGCACATCGCCACGCAGCTATACA ATGTTTGGCCGCACCATATTGTTCTACTCAACACATCCAAAAGCCAAGAAGAGTGCACGTAAATTTGTGGAGAAATCTTTGGAAATCGATAATAGTTATTTGCCCGCTGTGGCCTTGATGGCCGAAATCTATCGCTATGATGGAGCCACAAAAGAGGCCATATTGCTGCTAAAAAAGCAGGTGATAATGTATCCACATGCCAAACTCTATGCCATGCTGGGTGACCTTCTTAGCCAGGAGAAAGAGCTGGGCAAGGCTTTGCACTATTACTATTTGGCCTTGAG CTTGGATCCAAACTGTGTAAAGGCATTGCAAAGCATCAATGCTCTGAATAAGACTGCACGCAGCATTACCACAAGCAGCCACATAAACATTACCACTACTTCGACGGCCACGGCGAATATGACTGCAAATAGCAGCAGTAGCAGTGTTAGTAATAGTGCTAGCACAACATCTAGGCATCCAGAGCCACCCAGTAGTTCCATGTCTTCATCCAGTTTGCCGGCAAATCAACCATCAGGTACTGGGATTGGAAATTCTGGTGCCACAATGACCACACCATGTGGCACACCGAATCATGAGTGGCTATTAGACTGTGAAGAGACCTCACATCAAGATGATGCTCTCGAGATGTCCTCGTCACCGCCTGTACCACAGGAGGATGCCTCGGATACATTCTCGGAGCCTTTTTGGCAGGATGTTGATGGTGAAATGGCAAATTAG
- the LOC6648737 gene encoding putative uncharacterized protein DDB_G0282129 produces the protein MKDNTTGNGNASGVGLGVGVGVVSSTPHDVTNVPPPTTASAIGATAATAAEGTTNTSASQVAAQPATQNPRKSNIHELRNQDFVSRLMAATPPYLYSAPVGPNNFFFSDMLRSLVQARNNETARVLQLQQQQQQQQQQQQQQQQQQQQQQQQQQSSLVRRPRKRSWSHRPYYEQLRERRETEEKQQQQQQQQQLQQQQQQQQQPAFGSEKPLELTTTNKSGVTPSPTASSSSSSTSPYANYKLETTKPLTNQLKSSLGGAVDSTLQDNTPPAASLPPQDLVLPPPPPVWYPPLYPPYGIDPLHFFIDLRVSGHIYDRKKENVSPNSANQQQQQQQQQQQIEDASGDGTRGGSTLASNLLSKQRHGSAFTVPIPKSAQSSNNDAINLCSNSTSTASGGGAGAGSGSAIPPPATGHHHHHHHHPHSHHSATSLAKFEHYAKYYDLGESKENQPASSTAAAVAAAAAANLSNLSKTGASYMLQHLPRLYSQFAAQQQLQQQDLDAKSESASATATELCDEDDSMGRGSSDTAVMDCGSVGIQNNNCDIDVEIIDSIKYRTDGESSRCSSNDEATSVTQID, from the coding sequence ATGAAGGACAACACAACAGGCAATGGGAATGCATCTGGTGTGGGtttgggtgtgggtgtgggtgtggtaTCCTCTACACCACATGATGTAACAAATGTGCCGCCGCCAACAACGGCATCGGCAATAGGAGCAACTGCGGCAACGGCAGCAGAGGGCACCACCAATACTTCTGCCTCTCAGGTGGCCGCACAGCCGGCAACACAGAATCCAAGGAAGAGCAATATACATGAGTTGCGGAATCAGGATTTCGTTAGTCGTTTAATGGCTGCCACTCCACCGTATCTCTATTCGGCGCCGGTGGGACcgaataatttcttttttagtgATATGTTGCGTTCATTGGTTCAGGCAAGGAATAATGAGACGGCTAGGGTATTGCaattgcaacagcaacaacaacaacagcagcagcagcaacaacaacagcagcaacaacagcagcaacaacaacaacaacagcaatcaTCTTTGGTTAGACGACCAAGAAAAAGATCCTGGTCACATCGTCCATACTATGAGCAATTGCGCGAGCGACGGGAAACCGaagagaaacaacaacagcagcaacaacaacagcaactacaacagcagcaacaacaacaacaacaaccagcaTTTGGTTCAGAAAAACCACTAGAATTGACAACCACCAATAAATCGGGTGTAACTCCCTCACCAACAGCCtcctcctcatcatcatcgaccTCACCGTATGCCAACTATAAATTGGAAACGACAAAACCACTGACCAATCAATTGAAATCCTCTTTGGGTGGTGCTGTCGATAGTACTCTACAGGATAATACACCGCCGGCTGCTTCATTGCCGCCACAAGATTTGGTATTACCACCACCGCCGCCCGTTTGGTATCCACCACTTTATCCACCCTATGGCATAGATCCTTTGCATTTCTTTATCGATCTACGCGTTTCTGGTCACATTTACGATcgcaaaaaggaaaatgtcTCACCCAATAGTGCaaatcaacagcagcaacagcaacaacaacaacaacaaattgaagATGCTTCAGGTGATGGAACCAGAGGTGGCAGCACATTGGCAAGTAATCTATTAAGTAAACAACGACATGGTTCAGCCTTCACAGTACCCATACCCAAATCAGCTCAATCCTCAAATAATGATGCCATTAACTTGTGCTCCAATAGTACTTCAACCGCGTCAGGaggtggtgctggtgctggtaGTGGTTCCGCCATTCCACCGCCAGCAACtggtcatcatcatcatcatcatcatcatccacatTCACATCATTCGGCCACATCTTTGGCCAAATTTGAGCATTATGCCAAATATTATGATCTCGGCGAGAGTAAAGAGAATCAACCAGCCTCTAGTACAGCTGCCGCTGTGGCAGCCGCTGCAGCGGCAAATCTATCCAATCTCTCCAAGACGGGAGCCTCCTATATGCTCCAACATTTGCCACGCCTCTATAGTCAATTCGCTGCCCAGCAGCAACTCCAACAACAGGACTTGGATGCCAAATCGGAATCAGCCTCGGCCACagctaccgaactttgcgATGAGGATGACTCTATGGGACGAGGATCGAGTGATACTGCCGTCATGGATTGCGGTAGTGTTGGCATTCAGAATAATAATTGTGACATCGATGTGGAAATCATTGATTCGATTAAATATCGCACAGACGGTGAGAGCAGCCGATGCTCGAGCAACGATGAGGCCACCTCAGTAACGCAAATCGATTGA